A single window of Microbacterium oryzae DNA harbors:
- a CDS encoding MarR family winged helix-turn-helix transcriptional regulator encodes MDHARDLESIIVAAHALTRVAALETRNEAPAAQWRTLAILRDSGPLRIGELAQLSRITQPGATRLIGTMAQAGLVERIGDPDDSRAVRVAATERGREAYAAWRVQLVDALLPRFADLDANEWEAIRTTAALLTRRTAPDLTTPKTSREESSAR; translated from the coding sequence ATGGATCACGCCCGAGACCTCGAGAGCATCATCGTCGCGGCGCACGCGCTCACCCGCGTCGCCGCGCTCGAGACCCGCAACGAGGCGCCGGCCGCGCAGTGGCGCACCCTCGCCATCCTGCGCGACAGCGGCCCGCTGCGGATCGGCGAGCTCGCGCAGCTCAGCCGCATCACCCAGCCCGGGGCGACGCGTCTGATCGGCACCATGGCGCAGGCCGGGCTCGTCGAGCGCATCGGCGACCCCGACGACTCGCGCGCCGTGCGCGTGGCCGCCACCGAGCGGGGGCGCGAGGCCTACGCGGCCTGGCGCGTGCAGCTCGTCGACGCACTCCTCCCCCGTTTCGCGGATCTCGATGCGAACGAGTGGGAGGCCATCCGCACGACGGCCGCGCTGCTCACCCGGCGCACGGCGCCTGATCTCACGACACCGAAGACCAGCAGAGAGGAGAGCTCGGCACGATGA
- a CDS encoding MFS transporter, translating to MSSGEQKKASLWQQPMQVWAVAFASVVAFMGIGLVDPILPAIADQLHATPAESELLFTSYLVITGLMMLFTSFISSRIGAKRTLLIGLSFILVFAFLCAISGSVDMVIGFRAGWGLGNALFISTALATIVGAAAGGSANAIMLYEAALGLGLAVGPLVGGLLGEMTWRAPFFGVAVLMAVAIIAISVLLKTPADAERPAPVRLTAAFRALGNPALGLLAVAAVFYNISFFVLLAYSPFPLEFSALGIGFTFFGWGLGLAITSIWGAPLLLRFVKRTTAIAIVLPLIAIDLVVAGLLVHSKPTLVTCIVVGGLLYGFMNTILTETVMDATDVPRSIASSSYSGVRFLGGAAAPPIAAILAESWGDTAPYVFGAVAALIAAVIVFSGRRLLARADGAHESAVTEAEAVLLGDAD from the coding sequence ATGAGCTCCGGAGAACAAAAGAAGGCGTCGCTGTGGCAGCAGCCGATGCAGGTATGGGCGGTGGCGTTCGCGAGCGTCGTCGCGTTCATGGGCATCGGCCTCGTGGACCCGATCCTCCCGGCCATCGCCGACCAGCTCCACGCGACGCCCGCGGAGAGCGAGCTGCTGTTCACGAGCTACCTCGTCATCACGGGGCTGATGATGCTCTTCACGAGCTTCATCTCCAGCCGGATCGGCGCCAAGCGGACGCTCCTCATCGGGCTGTCCTTCATCCTGGTGTTCGCGTTCCTCTGCGCGATCAGCGGATCGGTCGACATGGTCATCGGCTTCCGCGCGGGCTGGGGCCTCGGCAACGCCCTGTTCATCTCCACCGCCCTCGCGACGATCGTGGGCGCCGCGGCAGGCGGCAGCGCGAACGCCATCATGCTCTACGAGGCCGCACTCGGTCTCGGTCTCGCCGTCGGCCCGCTCGTGGGCGGCCTGCTCGGCGAGATGACCTGGCGGGCGCCGTTCTTCGGCGTCGCCGTGCTCATGGCCGTGGCCATCATCGCGATCTCCGTGCTGCTGAAGACGCCGGCAGACGCCGAGCGTCCCGCACCCGTGCGCCTCACCGCCGCCTTCCGCGCCCTCGGCAACCCGGCACTCGGGCTGCTGGCGGTCGCGGCCGTGTTCTACAACATCTCGTTCTTCGTCTTGCTGGCCTACTCGCCCTTCCCGCTCGAGTTCTCCGCGCTCGGCATCGGCTTCACCTTCTTCGGCTGGGGCCTCGGTCTCGCGATCACATCGATCTGGGGCGCCCCGCTCCTCCTGCGCTTCGTCAAGCGCACCACGGCGATCGCGATCGTCCTGCCGCTCATCGCGATCGACCTCGTCGTCGCAGGCCTCCTCGTGCACAGCAAGCCGACGCTCGTGACCTGCATCGTCGTGGGCGGCCTGCTCTACGGATTCATGAACACGATCCTCACCGAGACGGTCATGGACGCCACGGATGTGCCGCGCTCGATCGCCTCGTCGTCGTACTCCGGCGTGCGCTTCCTCGGCGGCGCGGCGGCCCCGCCGATCGCCGCGATCCTCGCCGAGAGCTGGGGCGACACCGCGCCCTACGTCTTCGGAGCGGTCGCCGCGCTCATCGCCGCCGTGATCGTCTTCTCCGGGCGCCGACTGCTCGCCCGCGCCGACGGCGCGCACGAGTCAGCGGTGACCGAAGCCGAAGCCGTCCTCCTCGGCGACGCGGACTGA
- a CDS encoding GntR family transcriptional regulator, with amino-acid sequence MSGFAPLHAPSPARLSELVFERMAAAIIAGELAPGTQIKDEEIASRLGVSRMPVREALLHLERIGLIEMVASRYTRVTEVNRELMRDAFEYAGNQAGWAGRLATERMSDAELAETLALLDALLAEEIDPAEQRRRLDAFYLHLIAQSRSRHLQLATRDINLALARAMHAADEVTESRVAEIREAYRRLRPAVEKRDADAVERIIREIHAIYASL; translated from the coding sequence ATGAGCGGCTTCGCCCCTCTTCACGCCCCCTCCCCCGCGCGCCTCAGCGAGCTCGTCTTCGAGCGGATGGCCGCGGCGATCATCGCGGGCGAGCTCGCGCCGGGAACGCAGATCAAGGACGAGGAGATCGCCTCGCGTCTGGGAGTCTCGCGCATGCCCGTGCGCGAGGCTCTCCTGCATCTCGAGCGCATCGGGCTGATCGAGATGGTGGCGAGCCGCTACACCCGCGTCACCGAGGTCAACCGCGAGCTGATGCGCGACGCGTTCGAGTACGCCGGCAATCAGGCCGGATGGGCCGGGCGGCTCGCCACGGAGCGGATGTCCGATGCCGAGCTGGCCGAGACGCTCGCCCTCCTCGACGCCCTGCTCGCCGAGGAGATCGACCCGGCCGAGCAGCGCCGGCGCCTCGACGCCTTCTACCTGCACCTGATCGCGCAGTCCCGCAGCCGGCACCTGCAGCTGGCCACGCGCGACATCAACCTCGCGCTCGCGCGGGCCATGCACGCCGCCGACGAGGTCACCGAGTCGCGGGTCGCGGAGATCCGCGAGGCCTATCGTCGCCTGCGGCCGGCGGTCGAGAAGCGGGACGCCGACGCGGTGGAGCGGATCATCCGCGAGATCCACGCGATCTACGCCTCGCTCTGA
- a CDS encoding anthranilate synthase component I family protein, protein MRGPGAWQAWSVALPLEVAPDALFAHLYGEDGGSAVWLDSAQQAYGMGRWSIMGAPATAHDHVLEFWAAEGRLRIDGVDAGDSGDLWTVLGERLDANPVDAPDGLPFAGGYVGAVGYGVKTIGARSAGVAPDAQLVHLSRFVALDHVDGVVHVVGVGPADEEDDARAWLAATADRIGTVRPLGELPSVLDAGPARASVTPDRYRRDLAAIRSWLLAGDSYEACYTYALDAPATEAPFTTYRRLRRANPAPYAAYLRLPGRAILSCSPERYLRVTSAGWAETKPIKGTARRSPDAAADAAAAAALAADPKTRSENLMIVDLLRNDLGRVCAPGTVTVPQLMAVESYATVHQLVTSVRGRLRPRPAAAVHAAGALFPPGSMTGAPKQRTVELLDAREAEPRGVYSGVIGAFSRCGAVDLSVVIRTAVVADGVARIGTGGAITIDSDPEDELDETVVKASALLAAFGARHPLEAQSEA, encoded by the coding sequence GTGAGGGGCCCGGGTGCCTGGCAGGCGTGGAGCGTCGCGCTGCCCCTCGAGGTCGCGCCCGACGCGCTCTTCGCCCACCTCTACGGGGAGGACGGCGGCAGCGCCGTCTGGCTGGACAGCGCGCAGCAGGCGTACGGGATGGGCCGGTGGTCGATCATGGGAGCGCCCGCCACCGCGCATGATCACGTCCTCGAATTCTGGGCCGCCGAGGGCCGCCTGCGCATCGACGGCGTCGATGCCGGAGACAGCGGGGATCTGTGGACGGTGCTGGGCGAACGTCTCGACGCCAACCCCGTCGACGCGCCCGATGGGCTGCCGTTCGCGGGCGGATACGTCGGCGCGGTCGGCTATGGCGTGAAGACGATCGGCGCGCGCTCGGCGGGGGTGGCGCCCGACGCGCAGCTCGTGCACCTCAGCCGGTTCGTCGCGCTCGATCACGTCGACGGGGTCGTGCACGTCGTCGGGGTCGGGCCGGCTGACGAGGAGGACGACGCCCGCGCGTGGCTGGCGGCGACGGCGGATCGGATCGGGACAGTTCGCCCGCTGGGCGAGCTGCCCTCGGTCCTCGATGCCGGCCCGGCCCGCGCCTCCGTCACCCCGGATCGCTATCGACGCGACCTCGCGGCCATCCGCTCGTGGCTGCTCGCCGGGGACTCGTACGAGGCCTGCTACACGTACGCCCTCGACGCGCCCGCGACCGAGGCGCCCTTCACGACGTACCGGCGCCTGCGTCGCGCCAACCCCGCGCCCTACGCGGCGTATCTGCGGCTGCCGGGCCGGGCCATCCTGTCGTGCTCGCCGGAGCGCTACCTGCGCGTCACGAGCGCCGGATGGGCGGAGACGAAGCCCATCAAGGGCACCGCTCGGCGGAGCCCCGACGCCGCGGCCGACGCCGCGGCGGCTGCCGCGCTCGCCGCGGACCCGAAGACCCGCAGCGAGAACCTCATGATCGTCGACCTGCTGCGGAACGACCTCGGGCGTGTGTGCGCTCCTGGCACGGTCACGGTGCCGCAGCTCATGGCGGTGGAGAGCTATGCGACGGTCCATCAGCTCGTGACGTCGGTGCGGGGTCGACTGCGTCCGCGCCCGGCGGCGGCGGTGCACGCCGCGGGCGCGCTGTTCCCGCCCGGCTCAATGACGGGAGCGCCCAAGCAGCGCACGGTGGAGCTGCTCGACGCGCGGGAGGCGGAGCCCCGCGGGGTCTACTCGGGCGTCATCGGGGCGTTCTCACGCTGCGGCGCGGTCGACCTGTCGGTGGTCATCCGCACCGCGGTCGTCGCCGACGGCGTCGCGCGCATCGGAACCGGGGGTGCGATCACGATCGACAGCGACCCGGAGGACGAGCTCGACGAGACCGTGGTCAAGGCGTCGGCGCTGCTCGCGGCGTTCGGCGCGAGGCACCCGCTGGAGGCTCAGAGCGAGGCGTAG
- a CDS encoding anthranilate synthase component II, whose translation MTKGHASGRRVLLVDNHDSYTGNLLQQIWVATGVEPLLAQSDELDLGVLASCSHVVLGPGPGTPHRAVDAGRGFEVLARADVPVLGVCFGFQLMAVALGGSVTRAPRPAHGMVDVVEHATSPLFDGVPERFEAVRYHSLAVAEPAPDALRITARSSDGLIMAGECAERGWFGVQFHPESIGTGEGGRIVENFLERTTS comes from the coding sequence CACGGGCAACCTGCTGCAGCAGATCTGGGTCGCGACGGGGGTCGAGCCGCTCCTCGCGCAGAGCGACGAGCTGGACCTCGGCGTGCTCGCCTCGTGCTCGCACGTCGTGCTCGGACCCGGCCCCGGGACGCCGCACCGCGCGGTCGATGCGGGCCGCGGGTTCGAGGTGCTCGCGCGCGCCGACGTGCCCGTGCTCGGCGTGTGCTTCGGGTTCCAGCTCATGGCGGTCGCCCTCGGCGGCAGCGTGACGCGCGCGCCGCGCCCCGCCCACGGGATGGTCGACGTCGTCGAGCACGCGACGTCGCCGCTCTTCGACGGCGTCCCCGAGCGCTTCGAGGCGGTGCGCTATCACTCGCTCGCGGTGGCCGAGCCCGCGCCCGACGCGCTGCGCATCACCGCGCGGTCGAGCGACGGCCTCATCATGGCGGGGGAGTGCGCGGAGCGCGGCTGGTTCGGCGTGCAGTTCCATCCGGAGTCCATCGGGACGGGCGAGGGCGGCCGGATCGTGGAGAACTTCCTCGAGCGGACGACGTCGTGA